From one Lentimicrobiaceae bacterium genomic stretch:
- a CDS encoding cytochrome c maturation protein CcmE, with product MKTLHIVLIICIVVAVGIIISTVTNTGTYSDFATAKNNPGKELHIIGKLDKKAKIEYNARKNANSFTFTMIDNKGEKCVVVYNDNKPQDFEKSEQVVIIGTMVQDTFVARSLLLKCPSKYKNDSLPETFVEKEFIRK from the coding sequence ATGAAAACCTTACATATTGTACTTATTATCTGTATCGTGGTTGCTGTAGGCATTATTATTAGCACTGTAACAAATACGGGTACCTATTCCGATTTTGCAACAGCAAAAAATAATCCGGGGAAAGAACTTCATATCATTGGCAAATTAGATAAAAAAGCAAAAATTGAATACAATGCCCGTAAAAATGCTAATTCATTTACATTTACCATGATAGATAATAAAGGCGAAAAATGCGTGGTGGTTTACAACGACAACAAACCCCAGGATTTCGAAAAATCAGAGCAGGTGGTTATCATTGGCACTATGGTGCAGGATACTTTTGTAGCACGCAGTCTTTTATTAAAATGCCCCTCAAAATATAAAAACGACTCTCTCCCCGAAACGTTTGTGGAAAAAGAATTCATTAGAAAATAA
- a CDS encoding cytochrome c biogenesis protein produces the protein MKFFLINYGWKLLGITLILYAVIFGLLIQVPDLPVIHQSLRSLFYHVAMWFTMFFLFLISFVFSICYLSGFRLKEDILALEAAKTAVFFGILGIITGMIWAKYTWGTWWVNDPKLNGAAVSLIAYFAYLVLRSSIDDIEKKAKISAVYNIFAFVLLLIFIGVLPRLAQDSLHPGNKGSTLTVTELDNTIRWVFYPSVLGWILVGTWLLQLRVRIHNLSKK, from the coding sequence ATGAAATTTTTTTTAATTAATTACGGGTGGAAATTACTGGGAATCACGCTTATATTGTATGCAGTTATTTTCGGACTTTTGATTCAGGTACCTGATTTGCCTGTAATCCACCAGAGTCTGCGCAGTTTGTTTTATCATGTAGCTATGTGGTTTACAATGTTTTTTTTGTTTTTAATATCATTTGTATTCAGCATATGTTATCTTTCCGGTTTCCGGCTGAAGGAAGATATTCTGGCTTTGGAAGCCGCAAAAACGGCTGTTTTTTTTGGAATATTGGGGATAATAACGGGAATGATATGGGCTAAATATACCTGGGGTACCTGGTGGGTAAACGATCCAAAACTCAACGGGGCAGCGGTAAGCCTTATTGCATATTTTGCATACCTGGTTTTGCGGAGTTCAATAGATGATATAGAGAAAAAAGCAAAAATATCAGCAGTTTATAATATTTTTGCATTTGTTCTACTACTTATTTTCATAGGAGTGTTGCCCCGTTTAGCCCAGGATTCACTGCATCCGGGTAACAAAGGAAGTACGCTTACGGTAACAGAACTCGACAATACAATTCGCTGGGTTTTTTATCCTTCCGTATTGGGATGGATATTAGTGGGAACATGGCTTCTGCAACTCAGGGTGCGCATACATAATCTTTCAAAAAAATAA
- a CDS encoding heme exporter protein CcmB: MLYNEIRYLIAKDIQLELRQKYALNGIVLYVVSSVFITYLSFGDIINSTTWNALFWIIFLFSAINAISKSFIQENLARQLYYYTLASPVGVILSKIIYNIVLTILLALLNYAIYSIWMGDNAINHGLFICNLLLGATGIASVLTMVAAIAWRSHNNFTLMAILSFPLVLPLLLSLIRVSAKAVVGDGFATSVNILFMIILLNFIAIALAVLLFPYLWKD, from the coding sequence ATGCTTTATAACGAAATAAGATACCTGATTGCTAAAGACATTCAGTTAGAACTTCGGCAGAAATATGCTCTGAATGGTATCGTTTTGTATGTTGTTTCGTCAGTGTTTATCACTTATCTTTCTTTTGGGGATATCATAAATTCCACAACCTGGAATGCATTGTTCTGGATAATTTTTTTATTCTCTGCAATAAATGCCATATCAAAAAGTTTTATTCAGGAAAACCTGGCACGGCAATTATATTATTATACTCTGGCAAGCCCTGTAGGGGTTATACTTTCTAAAATAATCTACAATATTGTACTCACGATTTTACTTGCTTTGCTGAATTATGCAATTTACAGTATTTGGATGGGTGACAATGCCATTAATCACGGACTTTTTATTTGTAATCTTCTTTTGGGAGCAACGGGTATTGCTTCCGTGCTAACCATGGTTGCTGCCATAGCCTGGCGCTCGCATAATAACTTTACACTGATGGCTATTCTGAGTTTTCCGCTGGTATTGCCATTGTTGCTTTCGCTAATCCGGGTTTCGGCAAAGGCTGTGGTGGGTGATGGGTTTGCAACTTCTGTTAATATATTGTTTATGATTATATTGTTAAATTTTATTGCCATAGCACTTGCTGTATTGTTGTTTCCTTATCTTTGGAAGGATTAA
- a CDS encoding T9SS type A sorting domain-containing protein yields the protein MRKLLLICLALSIGSLGFAQLHRAPVSKQWKNYAVKKVKAVDETSNLNAAVKPAHKSATAVSEEEVGTSIYDLPTNGSTQNRLYRFDDGTIGATWTIGFTPTAYNDRGTGYNYFDGTAWGPAPTARIETVKTGWPSYAAWGANGECAVTHKGGTSPLVFETRPTKGSGAWTFFDVAAPTGATGYLWPRMVTGGTDNNTIHLLALTAPTGNSGVVYQGLDGALLYSRSTDGGNTWDIDDAMLTGLTSAEYFGFSGDTYTWAEPKGNTIAFVMGENSYDLILMKSTDNGTTWTKTVIWEHPIPFWNGTAATADTFYCPDGSHSIVIDDNGTCHIAFGVNRAHADDAGSYWFPGVGGVGYWKEGDATWTGGNQWEALDPDALDAQGKLIGYALDLNGNGTWDVLTDGFPKYYLGSSSMPQLVLNDDGRIILTYTMVMEGYDNGAQNYRHIWCRGTNDDGANWGDFIDVTGDIIHLYDECVFPYVAKNNDGVNFTMLWQADDEPGLSVRGDEDPPTTNRLVFTSVPFDDIILPPPPPQFLPPTNLQYTQNYNTINLTWGVPTTGTPQGYDVYCNGVKINTALITTLSYQNVDLGYGVYSYCAKAVYEGGTSECSNTVQATVLIKPTNLNAIAEIFNVNLTWDAPLRALLGYNIYRDGASTPVNASPVLFTNYTDVVPSIGTYIYTVKALYTEGESDASDPATAVVTSINDLASQGIKIFPNPVNGQLNVRSNSDMSRIVIVNHVGQVVYDGNVNNTIFSLNTSNLQSGVYMLRIYTAKGIAISKMIIE from the coding sequence ATGAGAAAATTATTACTCATTTGCTTAGCATTAAGTATTGGATCACTGGGATTTGCACAATTACATCGTGCACCCGTGTCCAAGCAATGGAAAAACTATGCAGTGAAAAAGGTAAAAGCTGTTGATGAAACCAGCAACCTTAATGCTGCTGTTAAACCTGCTCACAAATCCGCTACAGCCGTTTCGGAAGAAGAAGTAGGTACTTCTATTTATGACCTGCCAACAAACGGCAGTACCCAAAATCGCCTTTACAGATTTGATGATGGCACTATTGGTGCTACCTGGACGATTGGCTTTACACCTACAGCTTATAATGACCGTGGTACAGGTTATAATTATTTTGACGGAACCGCATGGGGTCCTGCTCCTACAGCCCGTATTGAAACGGTAAAAACTGGTTGGCCCAGCTATGCTGCTTGGGGTGCAAACGGAGAATGTGCTGTTACTCACAAAGGAGGAACATCTCCTTTAGTATTCGAAACCCGTCCTACAAAAGGAAGCGGAGCGTGGACATTCTTTGATGTTGCCGCACCTACAGGAGCTACTGGTTACCTTTGGCCTCGTATGGTTACAGGCGGAACTGACAACAATACTATTCACCTTCTTGCCCTGACAGCTCCTACCGGAAATAGTGGCGTTGTTTACCAGGGACTTGACGGTGCTCTTCTCTATTCACGTTCGACTGACGGTGGAAATACCTGGGACATTGATGATGCAATGCTTACCGGCCTTACTTCAGCCGAATATTTTGGTTTCTCAGGCGATACTTACACTTGGGCTGAACCAAAAGGAAACACCATTGCTTTTGTAATGGGAGAAAATAGTTACGACCTTATCCTTATGAAATCAACAGATAACGGAACTACCTGGACTAAAACCGTTATTTGGGAACATCCTATTCCTTTCTGGAACGGAACAGCAGCTACTGCCGATACTTTCTACTGCCCCGACGGTTCTCATTCCATCGTAATTGATGACAACGGAACTTGCCATATTGCTTTCGGTGTCAACCGTGCACATGCCGATGATGCAGGTTCGTACTGGTTCCCCGGAGTTGGTGGCGTTGGTTACTGGAAAGAAGGTGATGCTACCTGGACTGGTGGAAATCAGTGGGAAGCATTAGATCCTGATGCTCTTGATGCTCAAGGTAAATTAATTGGTTATGCTCTCGACCTTAACGGAAACGGAACCTGGGACGTACTTACCGACGGATTCCCTAAATATTATCTCGGTTCTTCAAGTATGCCCCAACTGGTACTTAACGACGACGGACGTATAATACTAACCTATACCATGGTAATGGAAGGATACGATAATGGTGCGCAAAACTACCGCCACATCTGGTGCCGTGGTACAAATGATGATGGCGCAAACTGGGGCGATTTTATAGATGTAACCGGCGATATCATTCACTTGTATGATGAATGTGTTTTCCCATATGTAGCAAAGAACAATGATGGTGTTAACTTTACCATGCTGTGGCAAGCCGACGATGAACCTGGTCTGTCTGTTCGTGGTGATGAAGACCCCCCCACTACAAACCGTTTAGTTTTCACTTCTGTTCCTTTTGATGATATTATTCTTCCTCCACCTCCACCACAATTTCTTCCTCCGACAAATTTGCAATACACGCAGAACTACAACACCATTAACTTAACATGGGGAGTTCCTACAACTGGTACACCTCAGGGATATGATGTTTATTGTAACGGAGTAAAAATTAATACAGCCCTCATCACAACGCTTTCATACCAAAATGTTGATTTAGGATATGGCGTATATTCATACTGTGCTAAAGCAGTTTATGAAGGTGGCACTTCCGAATGCAGCAATACGGTTCAGGCTACTGTACTCATAAAACCCACCAACTTGAATGCCATTGCTGAGATTTTTAATGTAAATCTTACATGGGATGCTCCTTTAAGAGCACTATTGGGATATAACATTTACCGTGATGGAGCCTCAACCCCTGTTAATGCTTCTCCCGTTCTGTTTACAAACTATACTGATGTAGTTCCCTCTATCGGAACCTATATTTATACTGTAAAAGCTCTCTATACAGAAGGTGAATCAGATGCTTCTGATCCTGCTACCGCTGTGGTAACCAGTATAAATGATCTTGCTTCACAAGGTATTAAAATATTCCCCAATCCTGTTAACGGACAACTTAACGTTCGCTCGAACAGCGATATGAGCCGTATTGTAATTGTGAACCATGTTGGTCAGGTTGTTTATGATGGAAATGTAAACAACACTATCTTCAGCCTGAATACCTCCAACCTGCAAAGCGGAGTGTACATGCTGAGAATTTACACTGCAAAAGGTATCGCAATTTCGAAAATGATTATTGAATAA
- a CDS encoding T9SS type A sorting domain-containing protein: MKKILLIICAVLIGMTGFAQQKAMISHSLKNYAVKIQPAIKETENLNSATLLPSVKKDLPPEEVAIGITYYDLQSNSSSENRIYKYADGTIGATWTMGMTTPNFADRGTGYNYFDGTTWGPEPTARIELQRTGWPSYTKWGTNGEIVAAHHDTQGLVISKREQKGTDTWSGSIFAGPTGAVDISWPRIVTAGTDNKTLHILASTYSAYQGLDLALLYSRSQDGGTTWDIQHQIIPGMSSTEYYGFEGDTYTWAEPRNNILAFIVGCKQTDMFIMKSTDGGTTWTKTVIWEHPIPFWNGTAATADTFYCPDGTHSIVIDNNGTIHVAFGINRAHADDAGSYWFPGVGGIGYWKEGDATWTGGNQWEALDPDLLDAEGKLIGYAIDVNGNGTWDILEDIASYYIGSSSFPQLVVDDQNRLILTYSSITETFDNGTQNYRRLWCRGSNDNGNTWSDNIYDLNSDIVHLYDECVFPSVATNSDDYFYLVYQADEEPGLAVRGDEDPYTENKIYFMKVLKDDIVSAFIPPMPTNLQFTQNYNNITLTWTAPATDALLGYDVYRNGTKINTTLVTPTTYEDSDLGYGIYSYCVKAVYEGGSSECSNTVQATVLIKPTNLNAVAEILNVNLTWDAPSRALLGYNIYRGGASTPVNASPVLFTNYTDVVPAIGTYIYTVKALYTEGESDASDPATALVTSINEPTSQGIKIYPNPVGKQMHVKSNIEMNRIVLLNLVGQVVYDGTIKSNTFNMNTFDLLSGVYMLKVYTNKGVTTSRVIVE, translated from the coding sequence ATGAAAAAAATTCTACTAATTATTTGTGCTGTTTTGATAGGTATGACTGGATTTGCTCAGCAAAAAGCCATGATTTCCCATTCATTAAAAAATTATGCTGTAAAAATACAGCCAGCAATTAAAGAAACTGAAAACTTAAATTCTGCCACCCTGCTGCCTTCTGTTAAAAAGGATTTACCCCCCGAAGAAGTAGCAATAGGGATTACTTATTACGACCTGCAAAGCAATAGTTCGTCCGAGAACCGGATTTATAAATATGCAGATGGCACCATAGGAGCCACTTGGACAATGGGAATGACGACTCCCAATTTTGCCGACAGGGGTACAGGTTACAACTATTTTGACGGGACAACTTGGGGACCTGAGCCCACTGCCCGTATTGAATTGCAACGTACCGGATGGCCCAGCTATACCAAATGGGGTACAAACGGTGAAATTGTTGCTGCCCACCATGATACCCAAGGACTGGTAATTAGCAAACGTGAACAAAAAGGTACAGATACCTGGTCAGGATCTATTTTTGCCGGACCTACTGGCGCGGTTGATATTTCGTGGCCCAGAATAGTAACAGCAGGAACCGATAACAAAACTCTTCACATTCTTGCTTCTACCTACTCAGCTTATCAAGGTCTCGATCTTGCCCTTCTCTATTCCCGTTCGCAGGACGGCGGAACTACCTGGGACATCCAACATCAGATTATTCCGGGGATGAGCTCAACAGAATATTATGGTTTTGAAGGAGATACTTATACATGGGCAGAACCCAGAAATAATATTCTTGCTTTTATTGTTGGTTGTAAACAAACGGATATGTTTATTATGAAATCTACCGATGGCGGTACTACCTGGACAAAAACCGTTATTTGGGAACACCCTATTCCTTTTTGGAACGGAACGGCTGCTACTGCTGACACCTTTTACTGCCCCGACGGAACCCATTCTATAGTAATTGACAACAACGGAACAATACATGTTGCCTTTGGTATCAACCGTGCACATGCCGATGATGCCGGCTCTTACTGGTTTCCCGGAGTTGGCGGAATAGGCTACTGGAAAGAAGGCGACGCTACTTGGACGGGTGGCAACCAGTGGGAAGCCCTTGATCCGGATTTACTGGATGCAGAGGGAAAACTGATTGGCTATGCAATAGATGTTAACGGCAACGGAACATGGGATATCCTCGAAGATATTGCCAGTTATTACATTGGTTCCTCCAGTTTCCCCCAACTTGTGGTAGACGACCAGAACCGCCTCATACTTACATACAGCAGCATAACCGAAACTTTCGACAATGGAACGCAAAATTACCGGCGTCTGTGGTGCCGTGGCTCCAACGATAATGGTAATACCTGGAGTGATAATATTTACGACCTTAATAGCGACATTGTACATTTGTATGATGAATGCGTATTCCCTTCGGTAGCTACCAATTCCGATGATTATTTTTACTTAGTGTATCAGGCGGATGAAGAACCCGGATTAGCCGTGCGCGGAGATGAAGACCCTTACACCGAAAACAAAATATATTTTATGAAAGTGCTAAAGGATGATATTGTTTCTGCTTTTATCCCCCCAATGCCCACCAATTTGCAGTTTACGCAAAATTACAACAATATTACTTTAACATGGACTGCACCGGCTACCGATGCATTGTTAGGTTACGATGTGTATCGTAATGGTACTAAAATAAATACAACTCTGGTTACACCTACTACATACGAAGACTCTGACCTTGGTTACGGCATTTATTCCTATTGCGTGAAAGCAGTTTATGAAGGTGGCTCTTCCGAATGTAGCAATACGGTTCAGGCTACTGTACTCATAAAACCCACCAACTTGAATGCCGTTGCTGAGATTTTAAATGTAAATCTTACATGGGATGCTCCTTCAAGAGCACTATTGGGATATAACATTTACCGTGGTGGAGCCTCAACCCCTGTTAATGCTTCTCCCGTTCTGTTTACAAACTATACTGATGTAGTTCCTGCTATCGGAACCTATATTTATACTGTAAAAGCTCTCTATACAGAAGGCGAATCAGATGCTTCTGATCCTGCTACCGCTTTAGTAACCAGTATAAACGAACCTACCTCACAGGGAATAAAAATTTATCCCAACCCTGTAGGCAAACAAATGCATGTAAAATCAAATATCGAAATGAACCGTATCGTTCTTCTGAACCTTGTAGGACAAGTGGTTTATGATGGAACTATAAAATCTAACACTTTCAATATGAACACATTCGATCTATTAAGTGGGGTATATATGTTGAAAGTTTATACTAATAAAGGAGTTACTACTTCAAGGGTAATCGTTGAATAA
- a CDS encoding LptF/LptG family permease, translating into MKKIYFLILRSYAGPLIMTFFISLFVLLMQFLWKYVDDLVGKGLDWYIILQLLFYASATFVPLALPLAILLSSLMTFGNLGERYELVAIKAAGISLRKVMRPLIILSVLISIGAFYFSNNVLPLANLQFRSILYDVQQKKLAFNLKDGEYYNGIDGYVIRVQKKEKDGVTIRNVMIYDHTSGMGNTNFTMADSGRMNMSKDQRFLNFVLYHGYNFDETSGRRNMNVHPFQRTKFEEEHIKFDLSQFQLNRTNQELFKNNFEMLNLKQLSTSADSIKKELGGLQADMSASFFKGYNYLSYLDSSIPVLPDTAKALQSNFISNFDKTSRQHILDYALSDARNKRANLEFQKNLSESKYYTIRRHEIEWHRKFTLSIACLILFFIGAPFGAIIRKGGLGLPLVISVIFFVLYHVISISGEKAVRAGALPSAEGMWLASIVLLPIGIWFTYKATTDSPLLDADVWKKFFNKFNTLIGKYTNLQ; encoded by the coding sequence TTGAAAAAGATATATTTTTTAATACTTCGATCTTATGCCGGTCCGCTTATCATGACTTTTTTCATATCGCTGTTTGTTTTGCTGATGCAGTTTTTGTGGAAATATGTTGATGATCTCGTCGGGAAGGGGCTCGACTGGTACATTATCCTGCAATTGTTGTTTTATGCATCAGCAACCTTCGTCCCCCTGGCATTACCCCTGGCAATATTGCTTTCTTCGCTGATGACCTTTGGTAATCTTGGCGAAAGATATGAGCTGGTAGCTATAAAAGCTGCGGGTATTTCGCTGCGAAAAGTGATGCGCCCCCTGATTATTTTGTCGGTATTAATTAGTATCGGAGCCTTTTACTTTTCGAATAACGTGCTACCCCTGGCAAATTTGCAATTTCGAAGTATTTTATACGATGTGCAGCAAAAAAAACTTGCTTTTAATTTAAAGGATGGCGAATACTATAATGGCATTGACGGTTACGTAATCCGAGTACAGAAAAAAGAAAAAGATGGTGTAACTATACGTAATGTTATGATTTATGACCATACCAGCGGTATGGGCAATACCAACTTTACCATGGCAGATTCTGGGCGGATGAATATGAGCAAGGATCAGCGGTTTTTAAATTTTGTTTTATACCACGGGTATAATTTTGATGAAACTTCGGGAAGAAGAAATATGAACGTTCATCCTTTTCAGCGTACAAAATTTGAAGAAGAGCATATTAAGTTTGATTTGTCGCAGTTTCAGCTTAATAGAACTAACCAGGAATTATTTAAAAATAATTTCGAAATGCTTAATCTCAAACAGCTTTCCACTTCGGCTGATTCTATCAAAAAGGAACTCGGCGGTTTGCAGGCAGATATGTCTGCATCGTTTTTCAAAGGATACAATTATTTATCATACCTCGATTCGAGCATTCCTGTACTGCCAGATACAGCCAAAGCATTGCAAAGCAATTTTATCAGTAATTTCGACAAAACAAGTCGCCAGCATATTTTGGATTATGCACTTTCTGATGCCCGAAACAAAAGGGCAAATCTTGAATTTCAAAAGAACTTAAGCGAAAGCAAATATTATACTATTCGCAGACACGAAATTGAATGGCACCGGAAATTTACCTTGTCAATAGCCTGTTTAATCTTGTTTTTTATCGGAGCGCCTTTCGGAGCCATTATTCGTAAAGGAGGATTGGGGTTACCCTTGGTAATTTCGGTTATTTTCTTTGTTTTGTACCATGTTATTTCCATAAGTGGCGAAAAAGCAGTACGTGCCGGTGCTTTGCCTTCGGCAGAAGGAATGTGGCTGGCTTCGATAGTACTGTTGCCCATAGGCATATGGTTTACATATAAAGCTACCACAGATTCACCCTTGCTTGATGCAGATGTTTGGAAGAAATTTTTTAATAAATTTAATACATTAATAGGAAAATATACTAATTTGCAATAA
- a CDS encoding glycosyltransferase family 4 protein, with product MNILIVCNKSPFPPKEGGPIAMNAIITGLLDAGHSVKVIAINSNKYHVSPDEIPVNYREKTRIEFVDVDLSVKPCKALANLFSNRSYHVERFISAALENKISEVVQNDNFDIIQFETLYISPYIETIRKYSNAKIILRAHNIEHLIWERVALSCKQPVKRRYLWHLARTLKKYELNALHKFDGIAAITRKDAIYFRNCGTIAPVTDISFGINFDNYQEDNSATEFPSVFHIGAMNWIPNNEGIKWFLENIWGKINILFPDLTFYIAGREMPDWIQKKKYPNVEILGEVEDASAFMRSKAIMVVPLFSGSGIRIKIIEGMALGKTIITTRIGAEGINCTDNENVIIADNPIDFIAALKKCLENKELCCKIGSNARKLIEKEHNNQLIIRKLTHFYDQVIQS from the coding sequence ATGAATATACTAATAGTTTGTAACAAATCACCTTTTCCTCCCAAAGAAGGAGGTCCGATTGCCATGAACGCCATTATCACCGGTTTATTAGATGCGGGACATTCGGTAAAAGTTATTGCAATAAATTCCAATAAATATCATGTTAGTCCTGATGAAATACCTGTCAACTACCGTGAAAAAACCCGGATAGAATTTGTTGATGTTGACCTCTCTGTTAAACCCTGCAAAGCACTTGCCAATTTGTTTTCCAACCGATCCTACCATGTTGAACGATTTATTTCCGCAGCCCTGGAAAATAAAATTTCGGAAGTAGTGCAGAATGACAATTTCGACATCATTCAATTTGAGACCCTTTACATAAGTCCTTATATTGAAACTATTCGCAAATATTCCAATGCGAAAATAATCCTTCGTGCCCATAATATCGAGCACCTGATTTGGGAGCGGGTTGCCCTTTCGTGCAAACAACCCGTAAAACGTCGCTATCTGTGGCACCTGGCACGTACCCTGAAAAAATACGAACTCAATGCCCTCCATAAATTCGACGGGATTGCGGCAATCACCCGTAAAGATGCCATTTATTTCCGTAACTGTGGTACCATAGCACCCGTAACTGATATTTCATTTGGCATTAATTTCGATAATTACCAGGAAGACAACTCCGCCACTGAGTTTCCTTCCGTTTTTCATATTGGTGCGATGAACTGGATTCCTAACAACGAAGGAATAAAATGGTTTCTCGAAAATATTTGGGGCAAAATAAATATACTGTTCCCGGATTTAACATTTTACATTGCCGGTAGAGAAATGCCCGACTGGATACAAAAAAAGAAATACCCCAATGTGGAAATCTTAGGAGAAGTGGAAGATGCTTCGGCATTTATGCGATCAAAAGCTATTATGGTTGTACCTTTGTTTTCGGGCAGCGGAATCCGGATAAAAATTATTGAAGGCATGGCTTTAGGAAAAACCATAATTACAACCCGCATTGGTGCTGAAGGTATTAATTGTACAGATAACGAAAATGTAATTATCGCAGACAATCCTATTGATTTTATTGCTGCTTTGAAAAAATGCCTTGAAAATAAGGAGCTCTGTTGCAAAATAGGCAGTAATGCCCGTAAGCTTATCGAAAAAGAACATAATAACCAACTGATAATCCGCAAACTGACCCATTTTTACGATCAGGTAATTCAATCGTAA
- a CDS encoding glycosyltransferase yields MKLVVLVSRVPYPIEKGDKLRAFYQIKYLSENNEIHLIALSDRKPETKAADALKPYCVSLHIFRLPKIAIFFNLIRALFCTIPFQAGYFFNSHVKRKIQHLIRNINPDHIYCQLIRTTEYVKLLPYPKTLDYQDVFSKGVERRMTVAPWWMQPVFRCEYKRLLRYEKEVFDHFDHTTIISQPDRDLIPHEKKDDILIIPNGVDYTYFEPQKTEKEFQILFTGNMGYPPNADAAQFLALEILPIVHQEKPEATLVLAGINPGEKIKAMQNQYITVTGWVPDMRYYYARSQIFIAPMRLGTGLQNKLLEAMAMLLPCITSLLANQALKALPGKEILVADSASGFANHILKLLNDSHFADTIANNGMQYVKKQYNWAESVKKLEDCMRSEK; encoded by the coding sequence ATGAAACTCGTTGTTCTTGTATCGAGGGTACCCTATCCCATTGAAAAAGGCGACAAGCTGCGTGCATTTTATCAAATCAAATACTTGTCTGAAAATAATGAAATACACCTTATTGCTTTAAGTGACCGGAAACCAGAAACCAAAGCCGCCGATGCATTAAAACCTTATTGTGTTTCGTTGCATATATTCCGCCTGCCAAAAATTGCCATTTTTTTTAATTTGATACGTGCATTATTCTGCACAATTCCTTTCCAGGCAGGTTATTTCTTTAACTCACATGTTAAACGAAAGATACAACACCTTATCAGGAATATTAACCCAGATCATATTTATTGCCAGCTTATCCGCACCACCGAATATGTTAAACTGCTTCCTTATCCCAAAACCCTCGATTACCAGGATGTATTTTCCAAAGGCGTTGAAAGACGCATGACGGTTGCTCCCTGGTGGATGCAACCTGTTTTCAGGTGCGAATACAAAAGACTATTACGATACGAAAAAGAAGTTTTTGACCATTTTGATCATACCACAATTATTTCGCAACCCGACCGCGACCTGATTCCTCATGAAAAAAAAGACGACATTCTGATAATTCCCAATGGGGTTGATTACACATATTTTGAGCCACAAAAAACTGAAAAGGAGTTTCAAATTTTGTTTACAGGAAACATGGGATATCCTCCGAATGCCGATGCAGCTCAATTTCTTGCTCTCGAAATTTTGCCGATTGTTCATCAGGAAAAACCCGAAGCAACCCTGGTTCTTGCCGGAATTAATCCCGGTGAAAAAATAAAAGCAATGCAGAATCAATACATTACAGTTACGGGTTGGGTTCCGGATATGCGATATTATTATGCACGTTCACAAATATTTATTGCTCCCATGCGTTTGGGTACAGGCTTACAGAATAAATTGCTCGAAGCTATGGCAATGCTTCTACCTTGTATCACCTCCCTTCTTGCCAATCAGGCACTGAAAGCCTTACCCGGGAAGGAAATTCTTGTAGCGGACTCTGCCAGCGGATTTGCCAATCATATTTTAAAACTTCTAAACGATTCTCATTTTGCTGATACAATCGCCAATAATGGTATGCAATATGTTAAAAAACAGTATAATTGGGCTGAATCGGTAAAAAAATTAGAAGATTGTATGCGATCAGAAAAATAA